The window gaaaattgtatatatattccaAAATAAGTTGTTGGGTCTAATCAATTATGATCGATTTATACTTGTATTTCCGTTAATTTCTGCCATTCTTGAAAGCTatcattatattatttaaaaataaattaatttacaaCAGTTACTGTTTATATGGTTTTGCATTTAGATCATAGTTTTGTGTCGTTGAcccaattataaaaaatatattagctaaaaaaagaaactgtgcattactttaaaaacatataaGGTGCGCAATTATTACTTTCAATGTCAGCCTTATAAAATAAAGAAGCTGTACGGTTTTTCCGGGGACCACGTTAATATTATGCAGTAAACCAACGAGAATCACATGTCGCTATTAGTCGTAAACACGTAGTAGACCGCCATGCTTTGCGATTCATTCAATTGATTGGAGAATGGGTTCGACGAAAACATTGTCATGTGTTGAAAAATGCTTTCCATAAAAGGTCGTGTACCTGACCTATCACAATTAAGGAATATACATGCGAAATATGAAAACCCTTAAGTACCAACCGTTCTAAAGTTATGGCCAAgggtaaatttttcaaaagtaggTCAAACTCGAAGGTCAAATTGTTGGTACCGTAGGGAAAGTCTAATGCAATATCTACATTCTCTTGGCTTGCAAAAACTgtctaaaatttgataatttcatcgcaaCCGAGTAACACGTCGAGGTAAGATTACGTCGATAAGATGAGACCTCCACAACGAAATACTTTGAACTGGGCTGCAACAATATGCTATTGGTGTACATGAGAaatcatcaattaaaaaatgttttacatagtCAAATGGACACTTTAGAATAACACGAACTCTTCAGTTCCATGGCCAGTACTATTAATAGCAAAATATTATTCCAAAAGTGTACAGTCAAACAATTCAGAAATTATTCATTTCTGGTCACTTGTCtctcatacatgtagtattcccTGTGCACTGCAGGCACATGTTACACAGACATTTTTGTtaagaaaaggggggggggtatctgGATTATCTGCCTGTCGTCTTAATCGAAAATAACAACATGaaagataatttcatttattactACTTGGTGCATAAAAGGAAAACTTAAACTAATATGTATAAGCAgaaaacttaatttaaaaaaatcaatatttcaataGTGTATATCACAAAATCCAATATGCattcaaaaaaatgttacattgtacAGTAAAGTACATGAAAATCCAGGTCAGCTTCTAAAATtgtagctacatgtatgtcataATGGTTTCCATAGAAAGTCAAAGTGCATAGGcacaaattcaaaaaaaatcaacaaatctgataaatgaaaaaaaaaaaacctttttgtaAAGTTCTGTATGTATACAGTAATTTTTTTGGATacctgaaacaaaattaatatattgtattaattaataaattgtttaagTTTACCCTTCTCtcaattccattttatttaagtTCTATATGCATTCGATTGAATATTCATCAATTTAACCTAGCATTCAAAATATCATGTTTATTTCTCATTTGTTGACAAACACATCATTCCTGTGGTCTTCATTGTCAATGTTTTTCTGATAAACTTCTAGTATGTCATGTAAGTGTTACATGTTGCACACCATATTGTAGCATAATAATTAAAGCATGAGCCCAATAAAAAAGATCTTCACTCACTGATGAttgatttaaaagtaaaaaaaatcaagaaactgTGACAGAAATAGCAGTAAAATTCCAAAACATATtcagaaaaatagttttatcaaTCTAATTAGTTTAATACCTTCATGTTGGgctaaattatacaaaatttacaaacattgcatttaaatttcttctttcaatAAATTCAATGGTCTGCAAAGCTTTCTTCGATGAGAATAAATAAATTCGAAAAACTCCTTCATAATCATCATACACTGGCATAGAATCAATCCTTTTTGCATAACAAAAGGCATTAACTTCGTCATATATACAGTATTTTCTTGTTGACACAAAGCCAATAGACCTAGAATGTTGAGTTTCCTCAATGAGCGTTTCATTGGTTATCCTAGAGCCATGACTATCTTTCTCTCTGTAGAGCCCAGGCTTTTCTATGCAGGTTGCTGATACATATCTTTGGTTTTCCTCACTGATGCTGAAAACTCCTTGGTCACCCTGAGTTTCATCAGTTCtcatttctacaatacgtaATCATATCCCAAATACAGATATACTGTCAGaaagtttaaacaaaatgagtcaggttttgcaataaaaaatagTCTAGAACATGTATCTGAACTATTGGGTCACACGTGTCAGACCACATTATTGGGCCtatatttatcaaataccaATACTATTTTAACCTATCAAGAACATGGACCTTATAATATGAGGTTAAATAAAGACAAAGGCCAATTGCTAAGCatcaatactgtggaatcattaaaattcgtgggggctcaattttcgtggaattcgtgggtggccctcccccacgaatttaaatcctcaacgaaaacaattttagaacGAGTTATCTTCGTTACTGAAACAGTAActgacgcatccacgaaattacattcccgcaaatgaacaaaatagtcacagtccacgaaaattggcccgcacaaatttaaatgattccacagtatgtggATATTTTTGCTATAAAATTATGGCCTTGTAGTTAAACACTATTGTGAATCATACAAATGTATCCAAAAAATTACCATTGACAAGACCCTCAATGAGCGTTTCATTGGTTATCCTACAGCCATGACTATCTTTCTCTCTGTAGAGCCCAGGCTTTTCTGTGCAGGTTGCTGATACATCTCTTTGGTTTTCCCCACTGATGCTGAAAACTCCTTGGTCACCCTGTGTTTCATCAGTTCTCATTTCTACAATACATAATCATATTCCAAATACAGATATTCTGTCagaaagtttaaataaaatgagtcaggttttgcaataaaaaagagTCTAGAACATGTATCTGAACTATTGGGTCACACATTTCAGACCAAACTATTGGGCCTACATTAACATGTATCAATTACCAATACTATTCTAACCTGTTTAGATCATGGACCCTGTAATATGGGGTTACATTTAAGACAAAACCAATTGCTAAGCATCAACATGTGGACAATTTTGCTGAAAATTATGGCCTATTAGTTAGACAATATTGTAAATCATATgaatgtatcaaatacattacCATTGCCAAGATCCTCAATGAGCATTTCATTGGTTGTCTTAGAATTTAGACTATCTTTCTCTGTGTAGATCCCAGGCTCTCCGGTGCAGGTTGCTGACACATATCTTTGATTTTCCTCTCTGATGCTGAAAACTCCTTGGTCACCCTGTGTTTCATCACTTCTCATTTCTACAATACACAATCATGTCCCAAATACAAATAACTGTCAGaaagtttaaacaaaatgaGTCAGGTTTTGCAATAAAAGAGTCTAGAACATGTATCTGAACTATTGGGTCACACATGTCAGACCACATTATTGGGCCtatatttatcaaataccaATTCTGTTCTAACCTGTCAAGAACATAGACCCTATAATATGGGGTTACATTTAAGACAAACCAATTGCTAAGCATCAACATGTAGACATTTTTGCTGAAAATAATGGCTTATAGTTAAACAATATTATGAATCTTATGaatgtatcaaatatattaCCAATACATTTAAGACAAAACCAATTTCTAAGCATCCAGATTTGGAAATTTTCGCTGAAAATAATGTCCTATTAGTAAGACAATATTGTGAATCATACAAATGTATCCAAAAAATTACCATTGACAAGACCCTCAATGAGCGTTTCATTGGTTATCCTACAGCCATGACTATCTTTCTCTCTGTAGAGCCCAGGCTTTTCTGTGCAGGTTGCTGATACATCTCTTTGGTTTTCCTCACTGATGCTGAAAACTCCTTGGTCACCCTGTGTTTCATCAGTTCTCATTTCTACAATACATAATCATATTCCAAATACAGATATTCTGTCagaaagtttaaataaaatgagtcaggttttgcaataaaaaagagTCTAGAACATGTATCTGAACTATTGGGTCACACATTTCAGACCAAACTATTGGGCCTACATTAACATGTATCAATTACCAATACTATTCTAACCTGTTTAGATCATGGACCCTGTAATATGGGGTTACATTTAAGACAAAACCAATTGCTAAGCATCAACATGTGGACAATTTTGCTGAAAATTATGGCCTATTAGttaaacaatattgtaaatcatatgaatgtatcaaatacattacCATTGCCAAGATCCTCAATGAGCATTTCATTGGTTGTCTTAGAATTTAGACTATCTTTCTCTGTGTAGATCCCAGGCTCTCCGGTGCAGGTTGCTGACACATATCTTTGATTTTCCTCTCTGATGCTGAAAACTCCTTGGTCACCCTGTGTTTCATCACTTCTCATTTCTACAATACACAATCATGTCCCAAATACAAATAACTGTCAGaaagtttaaacaaaatgaGTCAGGTTTTGCAATAAAAGAGTCTAGAACATGTATCTGAACTATTGGGTCACACATGTCAGACCACATTATTGGGCCtatatttatcaaataccaATTCTGTTCTAACCTGTCAAGAACATAGACCCTATAATATGGGGTTACATTTAAGACAAACCAATTGCTAAGCATCAACATGTAGACATTTTTGCTGAAAATAATGGCTTATAGTTAAACAATATTATGAATCTTATGaatgtatcaaatatattaCCAATACATTTAAGACAAAACCAATCTCTAAGCATCCAGATTTGGAAATTTTCGCTGAAAATAATGTCCTATTAGTTAGACAATATTGTGAATCATATgaatgtatcaaatacattacCATTGCCAAGATCCTCAATGAGCATTTCATTGGTTATCCTAGAGCCATGACTATCTTTCTCTGTGTAGAGCCCAGGCTTTTCTATGCAGGTTGCTATTACATCTCTTTGGTTTTCCTCACTGATGCTGAAAACTCCTTGGCCACCCTGTGTTTCATCAGTTCTCATTTCTGCAATACATAATCATATTCCAAATACAGATATTCTGTCAGaaagttaaaacaaaatgaaataattttgcaataaaaaagagTCTAGAACATGTATCTGAACTATTGGGTCACACATTTCAGACCAAACTATTGGGCCTACATTAACATGTATCAATAACCAATACTTTTCAAACCTGTCAAGAACATGGACCCTATAAAATGGGGTAACATTTAATACACCACCAACTGCTAAGCAACAACGTGTGGACATTTTTGCTGAGAATCATGGGTCTAATAGTTTGACAATATTGTGAATCATAcaaatgtatcaaatacattacCATTGCCAAGATCCTCAATGAGTGTTTCTTTGGTTGTACTAGAGCCATGACTATCTTTCTCTGTGTAGAGCCCAGTCTTTCCTATGCAGGTTGCTGACACATATCTTTGGTTTTCCTCCGTGAAGCTGAAAACTCCTTGGTCACCCTGTGTTTCATCAGTTCTCATTTCTACAATACACAATCATGTCCCAAATACAAATAACtgtaaaagtttaaacaaaataagtcaggttttgcaataaaaaaagagTCTAGAAAATGTATCTGAACTATTGGGTCACACATGTCAGACCAAACTATTGGGCCTACATTTACGTGCATCAACTACCAATACTTTTCAAACCTGTCAAGAACATGGACCCTATAAAATGGGGTGACATTTAATACAACACCAACTGCTAAGCAACAACATGTGGACATTTTGCTGAGAAACATGGGCCTAATAGTTAAACAATATTGTGAatcatatacaaaaaaaaaaaaaaatcaaaacagttTAGAAGCTATAATATAACTATGAACataagaaacaattttacattttaagttgta is drawn from Crassostrea angulata isolate pt1a10 chromosome 5, ASM2561291v2, whole genome shotgun sequence and contains these coding sequences:
- the LOC128183407 gene encoding uncharacterized protein LOC128183407, translated to MRSDETQGDRGVFSISEENQRYILATCTGETGLYTEKDSHGSRTPSETLAEDSNKEMRTDETQGNQGVFSIREKNQRYVSATCIGMSGLYTERDSYGSRITNETLIEDLGNEIRTDETEGDQGVFSIGEENQRDVSATCIGMSELYTEKDSHDSRITNEMLLEDFGNEMRTDEIQDDQGVFNISEKNQRYVLATCIEKPGLYTEKDSHGSRITNEMLIEDLGNEMRTDVTQGDQGVFSISEENQRYVSATCIEKPGIYTERNSHGSSTTKETLIEDLGNEMRTDETQGDQGVFSFTEENQRYVSATCIGKTGLYTEKDSHGSSTTKETLIEDLGNEMRTDETQGGQGVFSISEENQRDVIATCIEKPGLYTEKDSHGSRITNEMLIEDLGNEMRSDETQGDQGVFSIREENQRYVSATCTGEPGIYTEKDSLNSKTTNEMLIEDLGNEMRTDETQGDQGVFSISEENQRDVSATCTEKPGLYREKDSHGCRITNETLIEGLVNEMRSDETQGDQGVFSIREENQRYVSATCTGEPGIYTEKDSLNSKTTNEMLIEDLGNEMRTDETQGDQGVFSISGENQRDVSATCTEKPGLYREKDSHGCRITNETLIEGLVNEMRTDETQGDQGVFSISEENQRYVSATCIEKPGLYREKDSHGSRITNETLIEETQHSRSIGFVSTRKYCIYDEVNAFCYAKRIDSMPVYDDYEGVFRIYLFSSKKALQTIEFIERRNLNAMFVNFV